In Populus trichocarpa isolate Nisqually-1 chromosome 7, P.trichocarpa_v4.1, whole genome shotgun sequence, the following proteins share a genomic window:
- the LOC7495478 gene encoding tubby-like F-box protein 5 gives MSIKSIVRELKEMKDGIGNISRRGLEGKHWRGRARSHIAPDETPAETDQIEQGQWANLPPELLLDIIRRVEESETSWPARAVVVHCASVCRSWREITKEIVKTPEQCGRLTFPISLKQPGHRESPIQCFIKRDTATSTFLLYYGLVPSEGENDKLLLAARKIRRATCSDFIVSLVSDDFSRASNTYVGKLRSNFLGTKFTMYDCEPTFEVPTQTQHANRISRRFHSRQVSPRLPACNYSIGTITYELNVLRSRGPRRMHCMMHSIPMSSIEEGGTVPTLTSLTETFGGQFPHLSTSKGKESVSDISSPSPSQSPVLTQGSEEPLVLKNKAPRWHEQLQCWCLNFRGRVTVASVKNFQLVAAVESFHNVSSADQERVILQFGKIGKDIFTMDYRYPLSAFQAFAICLSSFDTKPACE, from the exons ATGTCCATCAAAAGCATCGTGCGTGAGTTGAAAGAGATGAAAGATGGGATTGGAAACATATCAAGGCGAGGACTTGAAGGGAAACATTGGCGTGGCAGGGCAAGGTCACATATTGCACCAGATGAAACACCAGCTGAAACTGATCAGATTGAGCAGGGTCAGTGGGCGAATCTACCGCCAGAATTGCTTTTGGATATCATTAGGAGGGTAGAAGAGAGTGAAACCTCATGGCCTGCTCGGGCAGTTGTTGTTCATTGTGCTTCAGTCTGTAGGTCATGGAGAGAAATTACTAAGGAGATTGTAAAAACTCCTGAGCAATGTGGGCGGCTGACATTTCCCATATCATTGAAGCAG CCGGGTCATCGCGAGTCGCCCATACAGTGCTTTATTAAGAGGGATACTGCTACTTCTACATTTCTGTTGTACTATGGTCTGGTGCCTT CTGAGGGTGAGAATGATAAGTTGCTTTTAGCGGCCAGAAAGATCAGAAGGGCAACATGCTCAGATTTCATAGTATCTTTGGTTTCAGATGATTTTTCTCGGGCCAGCAACACATATGTTGGTAAATTGAG GTCCAACTTTTTGGGAACCAAGTTCACTATGTATGATTGTGAACCTACATTTGAAGTGCCAACGCAAACACAACATGCTAACCGGATAAGTCGCAGATTCCATTCTAGGCAGGTGTCTCCAAGATTACCTGCATGTAACTATAGTATAGGCACTATCACCTATGAGCTCAATGTTCTTCGCTCAAGAGGACCGAGGAGAATGCATTGCATGATGCACTCTATTCCAATGTCTTCCATTGAGGAGGGGGGCACTGTCCCAACACTAACTTCATTAACAGAGACATTTGGTGGCCAGTTTCCTCACCTGTCAACTTCAAAAGGGAAGGAATCAGTCTCAGATATTAGTTCCCCAAGCCCCTCTCAATCACCAGTACTAACCCAAGGTTCAGAAGAGCCCCTGGTTCTTAAAAACAAGGCCCCTAGATGGCATGAGCAGCTACAGTGCTGGTGCTTAAATTTCAGAGGTCGTGTCACTGTTGCTTCTGTTAAGAACTTCCAACTTGTCGCTGCTGTTGAATCGTTTCACAATGTGTCTTCTGCAGATCAAGAAAGGGTAATTTTACAATTTGGGAAAATTGGAAAAGACATCTTCACCATGGATTATCGCTATCCACTTTCAGCCTTCCAAGCTTTTGCAATCTGCCTGAGCAGCTTTGATACCAAACCAGCTTGTGAATGA
- the LOC7495477 gene encoding anaphase-promoting complex subunit 10 isoform X1 — MATESSEGEEEGKITGGNKLLVIEDDLREMGKKAAWSVSSCKPGNGVSSLRDDNLDTYWQSDGAQPHLVNIQFQKKVKLQLVVLYVDFKLDESYTPSKISIRAGDGFHNLKEIKTMELVKPTGWVYLSLSGNDPRETFVNTFMLQIAVLSNHLNGRDTHVRQIKVYGPQLNPFPHQPFQFTSREFITYSSVR; from the exons ATGGCGACAGAATCAtcagaaggagaagaagaagggaagATCACAGGAGGAAACAAGCTCTTGGTTATAGAAGATGATCTTAGAGAAATGGGAAAAAAAGCTGCTTGGAGTGTTAGTTCTTGCAAACCTGGAAATGGGGTCTCTTCTCTTAGAGATGACAATCTTGACACTTATTGGCA ATCAGATGGAGCACAGCCCCATTTGGTTAATATTCAATTTCAGAAGAAAGTGAAGCTGCAA ttAGTTGTTCTTTATGTGGATTTTAAGCTTGATGAGAGTTACACACCTAGTAAGATTTCGATTCGTGCTGGTGATGGGTTTCATAATTTGAAG gAGATTAAGACTATGGAACTTGTGAAGCCAACTGGGTGGGTTTATCTTTCCTTATCTGGAAATGATCCCAG GGAAACATTTGTCAATACATTTATGTTGCAAATTGCTGTGCTATCAAATCACCTTAATGGAAGGGATACTCATGTACGCCAGATCAAAGTTTATGGGCCTCAGCT GAACCCTTTTCCACATCAGCCTTTTCAATTTACTTCAAGGGAATTCATTACATACTCTTCTGTGAGATGA
- the LOC7495477 gene encoding anaphase-promoting complex subunit 10 isoform X2, translated as MILEKWEKKLLGVLVLANLEMGSLLLEMTILTLIGNGAQPHLVNIQFQKKVKLQLVVLYVDFKLDESYTPSKISIRAGDGFHNLKEIKTMELVKPTGWVYLSLSGNDPRETFVNTFMLQIAVLSNHLNGRDTHVRQIKVYGPQLNPFPHQPFQFTSREFITYSSVR; from the exons ATGATCTTAGAGAAATGGGAAAAAAAGCTGCTTGGAGTGTTAGTTCTTGCAAACCTGGAAATGGGGTCTCTTCTCTTAGAGATGACAATCTTGACACTTATTGGCA ATGGAGCACAGCCCCATTTGGTTAATATTCAATTTCAGAAGAAAGTGAAGCTGCAA ttAGTTGTTCTTTATGTGGATTTTAAGCTTGATGAGAGTTACACACCTAGTAAGATTTCGATTCGTGCTGGTGATGGGTTTCATAATTTGAAG gAGATTAAGACTATGGAACTTGTGAAGCCAACTGGGTGGGTTTATCTTTCCTTATCTGGAAATGATCCCAG GGAAACATTTGTCAATACATTTATGTTGCAAATTGCTGTGCTATCAAATCACCTTAATGGAAGGGATACTCATGTACGCCAGATCAAAGTTTATGGGCCTCAGCT GAACCCTTTTCCACATCAGCCTTTTCAATTTACTTCAAGGGAATTCATTACATACTCTTCTGTGAGATGA
- the LOC7473193 gene encoding transcription factor HBI1, protein MLSQKHIFCMDMSVLERQQARFKWLLLLQQENNYVNQYNSIESCSMPPDLFHGFFDHESMNGDRIDWKEQPEIYLGNNDLPKYGVFSLNGTEFVANNKMDFGEAEVTARSLEIDHCLSRTSSCQIGVVEAAKIEEVVAVNVAGEDVTLMENKQSNHGRRDNSNKRKAEFIAAEQSDDKIKLEEDEPKVKEKGSPEISADSSKENQKTSALPKTDYIHVRARRGQATDSHSLAERARREKISKKMKCLQDLVPGCNKITGRAGMLDEIINYVQSLQRQVEFISMKLAAVNRRPDTDNVSGKESPAYIASFPAATMSSTIANLPHLQLNLVQQQATSSRPKALTDTFQLVPEKATSSSALINDLCLDHSLAQVQPFWDADSQNLQNLGFH, encoded by the exons ATGCTGTCTCAAAAACACATCTTTTGCATGGATATGAGTGTATTAGAAAGACAGCAAGCGAGGTTCAAGTGGTTGCTGCTACTGCAGCAGGAGAACAACTACGTAAACCAATACAATTCCATTGAATCCTGTTCAATGCCTCCTGATCTGTTTCATGGCTTCTTTGATCATGAGTCAATGAATGGAGATAGGATTGATTGGAAGGAGCAGCCCGAAATCTATCTGGGGAACAATGATTTACCAAAATATGGTGTTTTTTCATTGAATGGCACAGAGTTCGTAGCTAATAATAAGATGGATTTTGGAGAAGCAGAGGTAACGGCACGGTCTCTCGAGATTGATCATTGTCTTTCAAGGACTTCTAGTTGCCAAATTGGGGTGGTAGAGGCTGCAAAAATAGAGGAGGTGGTAGCAGTAAATGTGGCAGGTGAAGATGTGACCTTGATGGAGAATAAGCAATCCAACCATGGTAGGAGAGACAATTCAAATAAGAGGAAAGCAGAG TTTATTGCAGCAGAACAGAGTGACGATAAGATTAAATTAGAAGAAGATGAGCCCAAGGTTAAAGAGAAAGGCAGTCCAGAAATTTCAGCAGATTCTTCGAAGGAAAATCAGAAGACTTCAGCCTTACCTAAGACAGACTACATTCATGTGCGGGCACGTCGCGGCCAGGCTACTGACAGTCACAGCTTAGCAGAAAGA GCCAGGAGGGAAAAGATTAGTAAGAAAATGAAATGCCTGCAAGATCTAGTCCCTGGATGCAACAAGATAACAGGCAGGGCCGGAATGCTTGACGAAATCATCAATTATGTCCAATCTCTTCAAAGACAAGTAGAG TTCATATCCATGAAACTTGCTGCTGTAAATCGAAGACCAGATACCGACAACGTTTCCGGTAAAGAG TCACCTGCTTACATCGCAAGTTTTCCAGCAGCCACTATGTCCTCAACAATTGCCAATTTGCCCCACCTTCAACTGAATCTAGTGCAACAACAGGCAACAAGCAGTAGACCGAAAGCTTTGACAGATACTTTTCAACTTGTGCCTGAAAAAGCTACAAGTTCCTCAGCATTGATCAATGACCTATGCCTTGATCATTCACTAGCT CAAGTCCAACCTTTTTGGGATGCTGACTCACAAAACCTTCAAAATTTGGGATTCCATTAA
- the LOC7480133 gene encoding U-box domain-containing protein 5, producing MGTDAAEAVETLPCPYSFKVHHSMCTELLKLVDKVSKIFPKIEAARPCCSLGIQALCSLNNALEKAKHHLQYCCDSSKLYLAITGDVVVSRCQRSRNLMEQSLGQIQTMVPVILAAEISHVVDDLRAAMFMLESSEEEAGKAIRELLQQSRESDSVVNSEIKAIQLAASRLHITSRKAILIEKRSIKNQLDKVGGNDPRKKSILNYLMLLLKKHGDLLIEEQGETPKSQHEGFFSLKNPNDTFLHRQYNQVAGIGCGKSETQTELFSRATPPEEFKCPISMRVMYDPVVIASGQTFEKMWIQKWFDEGNDTCPKTKVKLTHRALTPNTCIKDLISKWCVKYGITIPDPCIQASKLLDISVNSIASLGSSMSDLHLPLDISNISLGSIDGSYSSESAQSKSNLMPIQNNDDSYRHHSYVNINQQDLKSLSGLAELPWESQCKMVEDVKSCLQCNDQLCHSLSSENFVEPLFRFLRDAHDQQDIGAQRFGYQLLLSFASKNRSGISYLHEDVYVLLSSFPDSEVIEEVLAIFEVLSGHPYCQSKITASGALVSIRRILDSHSTEFQKQAIKILHNLSSNNDICSQIVLMECIPKLVPLLKNGNLSSYSVVLLRNLCDIEEARVSVAETNGCIASIAELLESGSREEQEHAAAILLSLCSQRLHYCQLVMEEGVIPSLVDISINGTDKGRAIALELLRQLRDITEYDNEHECFVSDIDADRDASHQTIEKKSVVDADRDASHETIKKKSSPKTYGVFKNLSVFSRRSSVASKKKR from the exons ATGGGGACTGATGCTGCTGAAGCAGTGGAGACACTTCCGTGTCCTTATTCCTTCAAG GTGCATCACTCTATGTGTACAGAGTTGCTGAAGTTGGTTGATAAAGTTTCTAAAATATTTCCAAAAATCGAAGCAGCTCGACCTTGTTGCTCATTGGGAATACAGGCACTATGCTCGTTAAACAATGCACTTGAGAAAGCCAAGCACCATCTTCAGTACTGTTGCGACTCTAGCAAACTATATTTG GCAATAACAGGGGATGTGGTTGTCTCAAGATGTCAAAGATCAAGGAACTTGATGGAACAGAGTTTAGGCCAGATTCAAACAATGGTTCCAGTAATATTGGCTGCTGAG ATATCTCATGTTGTTGATGACCTTAGGGCTGCAATGTTTATGCTGGAATCCTCTGAAGAAGAGGCTGGTAAAGCCATTCGTGAATTGCTTCAGCAGAGCAGAGAATCAGATTCAGTGGTAAATTCTGAAATCAAAGCTATTCAACTTGCAGCTTCGAGGCTGCATATTACATCCCGAAAGGCCATACTGATAGAAAAAAGATCTATTAAGAATCAGCTAGATAAAGTTGGTGGCAACGATCCCAGAAAAAAGAGTATCTTAAATTACCTTATGCTTCTCTTGAAGAAGCACGGAGACTTACTCATTGAAGAGCAAGGAGAGACTCCCAAATCTCAGCATGAAGGATTCTTTTCGCTTAAGAACCCTAATGATACTTTTCTTCATAGGCAATACAATCAAGTAGCTGGTATAGGATGTGGGAAGTCTGAGACTCAAACTGAATTGTTTAGCAGAGCTACACCCCCTGAAGAATTTAAGTGTCCTATATCTATGAGAGTGATGTATGATCCTGTTGTCATTGCTTCTGGACAAACATTTGAAAAGATGTGGATACAGAAGTGGTTTGATGAGGGTAATGATACATGCCCAAAAACCAAAGTGAAACTGACTCATCGTGCATTGACTCCAAACACATGCATTAAAGACCTGATATCAAAGTGGTGTGTGAAGTATGGAATTACCATTCCTGATCCATGTATTCAAGCATCGAAGTTATTGGACATCTCTGTTAATTCCATTGCAAGTTTAGGCAGTTCCATGAGTGATCTACACCTTCCACTGGATATTAGTAATATATCACTTGGGTCTATAGATGGTAGTTACAGTTCAGAGTCTGCACAATCTAAGTCAAATTTGATGCCGATACAGAATAATGATGATTCCTATAGACATCACTCATATGTAAATATCAATCAGCAAGACTTGAAGTCTCTGTCTGGACTTGCTGAGCTTCCCTGGGAATCTCAATGCAAGATGGTTGAAGATGTCAAGAGTTGTTTGCAGTGTAATGATCAACTTTGTCATTCTTTATCATCTGAGAATTTTGTTGAACCTCTATTTAGATTCTTGAGGGATGCACATGACCAACAAGATATAGGAGCTCAGAGATTTGGATATCAATTGTTGCTTTCATTTGCCAGCAAAAACAG AAGTGGAATATCATACTTACATGAAGACGTTTATGTTCTGTTGTCATCGTTCCCTGATTCTGAAGTAATTGAAGAGGTTCTTGCCATATTTGAAGTGCTGTCTGGACACCCATATTGCCAATCTAAAATCACTGCATCTGGTGCTCTTGTTTCTATCCGAAGGATCCTTGACTCCCACAGCACAGAATTCCAGAAACAAGCCATTAAAATTCTGCATAATTTGTCGTCAAACAATGATATTTGTTCCCAAATTGTATTGATGGAGTGCATCCCAAAATTGGTTCCTTTGCTTAAGAATGGCAATCTTTCAAGTTATTCTGTAGTTCTACTAAGAAATTTGTGTGATATTGAAGAGGCTAGGGTTTCTGTTGCTGAAACAAATGGATGCATTGCCTCCATTGCTGAGCTACTTGAGAGTGGCAGTCGTGAGGAACAAGAACATGCAGCAGCTATTCTGCTTTCCTTGTGCTCTCAGCGTCTTCATTATTGTCAGCTGGTCATGGAAGAAGGTGTTATCCCTTCCCTTGTTGATATATCTATCAATGGAACTGACAAAGGGAGAGCGATTGCTTTGGAATTGCTCCGGCAGTTAAGAGACATAACTGAATATGATAATGAGCATGAATGTTTTGTTTCTGATATTGATGCTGATAGAGATGCCAGCCACCaaacaatagaaaagaaatctGTTGTTGATGCTGATAGAGATGCCAGCCacgaaacaataaaaaagaaatcatcccCCAAGACATATGGAGTTTTCAAGAATTTATCAGTGTTCTCTAGACGCAGTTCTGTTGCATCAAAAAAGAAGAGATGA